A genomic segment from Stappia indica encodes:
- the hslU gene encoding ATP-dependent protease ATPase subunit HslU yields the protein MTTLSPREIVSELDRYIVGQKDAKRAVAIALRNRWRRQQLDDSLREEVMPKNILMIGPTGVGKTEISRRLAKLANAPFVKVEATKFTEVGYVGRDVEQIVRDLVEAGIALVRAAKRKAVEAKAHLQAEERVLEALVGKGASPATRDSFRKKLREGELDDKEIEIQVRAAPQMPSFEMPGMPGGSVGVMNLSDMLGKAFGGQTKPRRVSVRESYQILLEQEADALLDEDKVVEEAIHLVENAGIVFLDEIDKICARGERMGGDVSREGVQRDLLPLIEGTVVATKHGPVKTDHILFIASGAFHVAKPSDLLPELQGRLPIRVELKALTKDDFRAILTDTEVSLIKQYVALLATEEVELTFTDDSIEEIASIAVDLNSTIENIGARRLQTVMERILDEVSFAAPDMTDRQVTIDGAYVRENIGELAKNVDLSRFIL from the coding sequence CAGCCTCCGCGAGGAGGTGATGCCGAAGAACATCCTGATGATCGGCCCGACCGGCGTCGGCAAGACGGAGATCTCCCGCCGGCTGGCCAAGCTGGCGAACGCGCCCTTCGTCAAGGTCGAGGCGACCAAGTTCACGGAAGTGGGCTATGTCGGCCGCGACGTGGAGCAGATCGTTCGCGACCTGGTCGAGGCGGGCATCGCCCTGGTGCGCGCCGCCAAGCGCAAGGCGGTCGAGGCCAAGGCCCATCTGCAGGCCGAGGAGCGGGTGCTGGAGGCGCTGGTCGGCAAGGGCGCAAGCCCGGCCACCCGGGACAGCTTCCGCAAGAAGCTGCGCGAGGGCGAGCTGGACGACAAGGAAATCGAGATCCAGGTGCGGGCCGCCCCGCAGATGCCGAGCTTCGAGATGCCCGGCATGCCCGGCGGCAGCGTCGGCGTGATGAACCTCTCCGACATGCTGGGCAAGGCGTTCGGCGGCCAGACCAAGCCGCGCCGCGTCTCCGTGCGCGAGAGCTACCAGATCCTGCTGGAGCAGGAGGCCGACGCGCTGCTCGACGAGGACAAGGTGGTCGAGGAAGCCATTCACCTGGTGGAGAATGCCGGCATCGTCTTCCTCGACGAGATCGACAAGATCTGCGCGCGCGGCGAGCGGATGGGCGGCGACGTCTCCCGCGAGGGCGTGCAGCGCGACCTGCTGCCCTTGATCGAGGGCACGGTCGTCGCCACCAAGCACGGGCCGGTCAAGACCGACCACATCCTGTTCATCGCCTCGGGCGCCTTCCATGTCGCCAAGCCCTCCGACCTCCTGCCGGAGCTGCAGGGCCGTCTGCCGATCCGCGTCGAGCTGAAGGCGCTGACCAAGGACGATTTCCGCGCGATCCTGACCGACACGGAAGTGAGCCTGATCAAGCAGTATGTCGCCCTGCTGGCGACGGAAGAGGTGGAGCTGACCTTCACCGACGACTCCATCGAGGAGATCGCCTCCATCGCCGTCGACCTCAACTCCACCATCGAGAACATCGGCGCGCGCCGGCTGCAGACGGTGATGGAGCGCATCCTCGACGAGGTGTCCTTCGCCGCGCCCGACATGACTGATCGCCAGGTGACCATCGACGGGGCCTATGTGCGCGAGAATATCGGCGAGCTCGCCAAGAACGTCGACCTGTCGAGGTTCATCCTGTGA
- a CDS encoding universal stress protein gives MVAIRKSFEEGHRRKFLVVVDETAECDRAIVYAAKRAERTGGVATLLYVIAPGDFQHWIGVEDIMRAEAREEADACLARAADRVRAVARTTPELVVREGNRSDEILQLIEEDADIAILVLAAGSGTEGPGPLVTAIAGKGAGSFPIPVTIVPGTLDDESIAALA, from the coding sequence ATGGTAGCGATCCGCAAGAGTTTCGAGGAAGGCCACAGGCGCAAGTTTCTCGTCGTCGTCGACGAGACGGCCGAGTGCGACCGGGCCATCGTCTATGCCGCCAAGCGCGCAGAGCGCACCGGCGGCGTCGCCACGCTGCTCTATGTGATCGCGCCCGGCGACTTCCAGCACTGGATCGGCGTGGAGGACATCATGCGCGCCGAGGCCCGCGAGGAGGCGGATGCGTGCCTTGCCCGTGCGGCCGACCGGGTGCGCGCCGTCGCCCGCACCACCCCGGAACTGGTGGTGCGCGAGGGCAACCGCTCGGATGAAATCCTGCAGCTGATCGAAGAGGATGCGGACATCGCCATCCTGGTGCTGGCGGCCGGCAGCGGCACGGAAGGGCCGGGCCCGCTCGTCACCGCCATCGCCGGCAAGGGGGCGGGCAGTTTCCCCATTCCGGTGACCATTGTGCCGGGCACGCTGGACGACGAATCGATCGCGGCGCTCGCCTGA
- a CDS encoding NifU family protein: MFIQTEATPNPATLKFLPGRIVLPEGTMDFRKSEDAGTSPLAQTLFQVDGVEGIFFGHDFISVTKGDVDWQHIKPAILGAIMEHFMSGAPVMASEMSDESDEEFFEEGDEETVGTIKELIETRVRPAVAQDGGDITFRGFRDGIVYLSMRGACSGCPSSTATLKHGIQNLLRHFVPEVEEVRAI; this comes from the coding sequence ATGTTCATTCAGACAGAGGCGACGCCGAACCCGGCGACCCTCAAGTTCCTCCCCGGCCGGATCGTCCTGCCGGAAGGCACCATGGACTTCCGCAAGAGCGAGGATGCCGGCACGTCTCCGCTGGCGCAGACCCTGTTCCAGGTGGACGGCGTGGAAGGCATCTTCTTCGGCCACGACTTCATCTCGGTGACCAAGGGCGATGTCGACTGGCAGCACATCAAGCCGGCGATCCTCGGTGCCATCATGGAGCACTTCATGTCCGGTGCGCCGGTCATGGCCAGCGAGATGTCCGACGAAAGCGACGAGGAGTTCTTCGAGGAAGGCGACGAGGAAACCGTCGGCACCATCAAGGAACTGATCGAGACGCGCGTGCGCCCGGCCGTGGCGCAGGACGGCGGCGACATCACCTTCCGCGGTTTCCGCGACGGGATCGTCTACCTGTCGATGCGCGGCGCCTGCTCGGGCTGCCCGTCCTCGACCGCAACGCTGAAGCACGGCATCCAGAACCTGCTCCGGCATTTCGTGCCGGAAGTCGAGGAAGTCCGCGCGATCTGA
- the tsaB gene encoding tRNA (adenosine(37)-N6)-threonylcarbamoyltransferase complex dimerization subunit type 1 TsaB, with protein sequence MRLLAIDTALDACSVAVHDGSGEVLRLTSASEVLGRGHAERLMGMIGEVMVEASLPFAALDRIAVTVGPGSFTGLRVGLSAARGIALVVGAPAVGVGTLEALAASLSAGEPVHAVLAAKGGEIYAQGFAADGTPLEAPQAVDAATYGAALSPGAALYGSGAAKLVAASGREDLRILGEAGWPDIAAVARLGATAEIGSHPPEPLYLRPPDAAPARRDMRLLA encoded by the coding sequence ATGCGACTGCTTGCCATCGATACCGCGCTCGACGCCTGTTCGGTCGCCGTCCATGACGGCAGCGGAGAGGTGCTGCGCCTGACCTCGGCCAGCGAGGTGCTGGGCCGCGGCCATGCCGAGCGGCTGATGGGCATGATCGGCGAGGTGATGGTCGAGGCGAGCCTGCCCTTCGCCGCGCTCGACCGGATCGCGGTCACCGTCGGCCCCGGTTCCTTTACCGGCCTCAGGGTCGGCCTGTCCGCCGCCCGTGGCATCGCTCTCGTGGTCGGTGCGCCGGCGGTCGGCGTCGGCACCCTGGAAGCGCTCGCCGCCAGCCTGTCGGCCGGAGAGCCGGTCCACGCGGTGCTGGCCGCCAAGGGCGGGGAGATCTACGCACAAGGATTTGCCGCCGACGGGACGCCGCTCGAGGCGCCGCAGGCCGTCGATGCCGCCACCTATGGCGCGGCCTTGTCTCCGGGCGCAGCGCTCTACGGCAGCGGTGCGGCCAAGCTGGTCGCGGCGAGCGGGCGCGAGGATCTCAGGATCCTCGGCGAGGCCGGCTGGCCGGACATTGCCGCCGTGGCGCGGCTCGGCGCCACCGCCGAAATCGGCAGCCATCCGCCCGAGCCGCTCTATCTGCGCCCGCCCGATGCGGCGCCCGCGCGGCGCGACATGCGGTTGCTGGCATGA
- the rimI gene encoding ribosomal protein S18-alanine N-acetyltransferase has translation MNSWWFLPSPPVVEEAAPSDHAVLAEIHERSFPSGWGDDDLSALARQPGVTILQARRSSLFGSRSILGFVILRVAADEAEVLTIAVDPRQRQRGVGALLMRHALSRLYADRVASLFLEVDAANAPALALYRRLGFRKVGERRGYYRDSAGDGGALVMRVDLA, from the coding sequence ATGAATTCCTGGTGGTTCCTGCCCTCGCCGCCGGTGGTGGAGGAGGCGGCGCCCTCCGACCATGCGGTGCTGGCCGAGATCCACGAGCGCTCCTTCCCCAGCGGCTGGGGCGACGACGACCTTTCCGCGCTCGCCCGCCAGCCGGGCGTCACCATCCTGCAGGCCCGCCGCTCCAGCCTGTTCGGCAGCCGCTCCATCCTCGGTTTCGTGATCCTGCGCGTTGCCGCCGACGAGGCGGAGGTGCTGACGATTGCCGTGGATCCGCGTCAGCGCCAGCGCGGCGTCGGGGCGCTGCTGATGCGCCATGCCCTCTCCCGCCTTTATGCCGATCGGGTGGCGTCGCTGTTTCTCGAGGTCGATGCGGCCAACGCTCCGGCGCTGGCGCTTTACCGTCGCCTCGGCTTCCGCAAGGTGGGCGAACGGCGGGGCTATTATCGCGACAGCGCGGGCGATGGCGGTGCGCTTGTCATGCGGGTCGATCTGGCGTAA
- a CDS encoding Fur family transcriptional regulator: protein MTDSGSRKDAETAAEQPAASLEEQCVAKGMRMTEQRRIIARVIEGASDHPDVEELYRRAVQNDPRISISTVYRTVKLFEDAGIIERHDFRDGRARYETVPEEHHDHLIDLKSGNVIEFRNEEIERLQEAIARKLGYRLVDHRLELYGVPLSPNDRE, encoded by the coding sequence ATGACCGATTCCGGCAGCCGCAAGGACGCCGAGACCGCGGCCGAGCAGCCGGCTGCCTCGCTGGAGGAGCAGTGCGTTGCCAAGGGCATGCGCATGACCGAGCAGCGGCGCATCATCGCGCGGGTCATCGAGGGCGCCAGCGACCACCCGGACGTCGAGGAGCTCTACCGCCGCGCCGTCCAGAACGACCCGCGCATCTCCATTTCCACCGTTTATCGCACGGTGAAGCTGTTCGAGGATGCCGGCATCATCGAGCGCCACGATTTCCGGGACGGGCGTGCCCGCTACGAGACCGTGCCGGAAGAGCATCACGACCACCTGATCGACCTGAAGAGCGGCAACGTCATCGAGTTCCGCAACGAGGAGATCGAGCGGCTGCAGGAGGCCATCGCCCGCAAGCTCGGCTACCGGCTGGTCGATCACCGGCTGGAGCTCTACGGCGTGCCGCTGTCGCCGAACGACCGGGAATGA
- a CDS encoding lysophospholipid acyltransferase family protein, which produces MMRLRAATVLATLTVVTLPLIPVQWLALRLKGGLKRSLPVVWHRIACRTVGIRVREIGRPARERPLLIVANHVSWLDITVLGSRMPLSFVAKTEVASWPVFGLFAKLQRSVFVDRQRRSATGRTAEELGTRLASGDAMVLFAEGTSNSGNEVLPFRSALIGAARHALAGEDGEMWIQPLALAYTHLHGLPMGRQFRPHVAWYGDMEMVPHFMNVVRQGAVDVAVVWGESIRVRPDMDRKTLTRLLEDEVRRLAGNVRAGHPPAGPDLPPAALPADDDEPAILNAAENG; this is translated from the coding sequence ATGATGCGCCTGCGCGCCGCGACCGTCCTGGCGACCCTGACCGTGGTGACGCTGCCGCTGATCCCGGTGCAATGGCTGGCGCTGCGCCTCAAGGGCGGGCTGAAGCGCTCCCTGCCCGTCGTCTGGCACCGCATCGCCTGCCGCACCGTCGGCATCCGCGTGCGCGAGATCGGCCGGCCGGCCCGCGAGCGCCCGCTGCTGATCGTCGCCAATCACGTGTCCTGGCTCGATATCACCGTGCTCGGCAGCCGCATGCCGCTGTCCTTCGTCGCCAAGACCGAGGTCGCGTCCTGGCCGGTCTTCGGGCTTTTCGCCAAGCTGCAGCGCTCCGTCTTCGTCGACCGCCAGCGGCGCAGCGCGACCGGGCGCACCGCCGAGGAGCTGGGCACCCGCCTTGCCTCGGGCGATGCCATGGTGCTCTTCGCCGAAGGCACGTCGAACAGCGGCAACGAGGTATTGCCGTTCCGCTCGGCGCTGATCGGGGCGGCGCGCCACGCGCTGGCCGGCGAGGACGGGGAGATGTGGATCCAGCCGCTGGCGCTCGCCTACACCCACCTGCACGGGTTGCCGATGGGGCGCCAGTTCCGCCCGCATGTCGCCTGGTACGGCGACATGGAGATGGTGCCGCATTTCATGAATGTGGTCCGCCAGGGGGCGGTCGATGTGGCCGTGGTCTGGGGCGAGTCGATCCGGGTGCGGCCGGACATGGACCGCAAGACCCTGACGCGGCTGCTGGAAGACGAGGTGCGCCGGCTTGCGGGCAATGTGCGCGCCGGCCATCCGCCGGCCGGACCCGACTTGCCGCCCGCCGCCCTGCCGGCTGACGATGACGAGCCCGCTATTCTCAACGCGGCCGAAAACGGCTAA
- the miaB gene encoding tRNA (N6-isopentenyl adenosine(37)-C2)-methylthiotransferase MiaB — translation MSEEITTIPAGDGIVSDPATGLAAGTAPARRVFVKTYGCQMNVYDSERMTDALVPQGYSATETLEDADLIILNTCHIREKAAEKVYSELGRLRKLKAERAEQGRETMIGVAGCVAQAEGEEIARRAPVVDLVFGPQTYHRLPELVSRAAAGESVVVTEFEIEEKFRHLSKPQAEPKATATGRPRSYTAFLTVQEGCDKFCTFCVVPYTRGAEVSRDVAQIVAEAERLAARGVREVTLLGQNVNAWHGAGPEGAAWGLGQLLERLARIDGIDRLRYTTSHPRDMDDALIAAHRDLPQVMPYLHLPVQSGSDRILKAMNRKHTRDDYFRLIDRIRAAQPDLALSCDFIVGFPGETDADFRDTMDLIEQVGFASAFSFKYSPRPGTPGATMADHVPEEVMNARLLELQDLVARQQKAFNESLVGRTCEVLVEKHGRNPGQLNGRSPWLQPVQFDAPDSLIGEIVPVEIVGTGANSLFARLAPGHNIGKATPLRARA, via the coding sequence ATGAGCGAAGAGATCACCACCATCCCGGCAGGGGATGGCATCGTCAGCGATCCGGCGACCGGCCTTGCCGCCGGCACGGCGCCTGCGCGCCGGGTCTTCGTCAAGACCTATGGCTGCCAGATGAACGTCTATGACAGCGAGCGGATGACCGACGCGCTGGTGCCGCAGGGCTACAGCGCCACCGAGACGCTCGAAGATGCCGACCTGATCATCCTCAACACCTGCCATATCCGCGAAAAGGCGGCGGAGAAGGTCTATTCGGAGCTCGGCCGGCTGCGCAAGCTGAAGGCCGAGCGCGCCGAGCAGGGGCGCGAGACGATGATCGGTGTCGCCGGCTGCGTCGCCCAGGCGGAAGGCGAGGAGATCGCCCGCCGCGCGCCCGTCGTCGATCTGGTCTTCGGCCCGCAGACCTATCACCGGCTGCCGGAGCTGGTCAGCCGCGCGGCGGCCGGCGAGAGCGTCGTCGTGACCGAGTTCGAGATCGAGGAAAAGTTCCGCCATCTGTCGAAGCCGCAGGCCGAGCCCAAGGCGACGGCAACCGGCCGGCCGCGCAGCTACACCGCCTTCCTGACCGTGCAGGAGGGCTGCGACAAGTTCTGCACCTTCTGCGTGGTGCCCTATACACGCGGCGCCGAGGTGTCCCGCGACGTGGCGCAGATCGTCGCCGAAGCCGAGCGGCTGGCCGCCCGCGGCGTCCGCGAGGTCACGCTTCTGGGGCAGAACGTCAATGCCTGGCACGGCGCCGGGCCGGAGGGCGCCGCCTGGGGCCTCGGCCAGCTGCTGGAGCGGCTGGCGCGCATCGACGGGATCGACCGGCTGCGCTACACGACCAGCCACCCGCGCGACATGGACGATGCGCTGATCGCCGCCCATCGCGACCTGCCGCAGGTGATGCCCTACCTGCATCTGCCGGTGCAGTCGGGCTCGGACCGCATTCTCAAGGCGATGAACCGCAAGCACACGCGGGACGACTATTTCCGCCTGATCGACCGCATCCGCGCGGCCCAGCCGGATCTTGCCCTGTCGTGCGATTTCATCGTCGGCTTTCCGGGCGAGACGGACGCCGATTTCCGCGACACGATGGACCTGATCGAGCAGGTGGGCTTCGCCTCGGCCTTCTCCTTCAAGTACAGCCCCCGCCCCGGCACGCCGGGCGCGACCATGGCCGACCATGTCCCGGAAGAGGTGATGAACGCCCGGCTGCTGGAGCTGCAGGATCTGGTGGCGCGGCAGCAGAAGGCGTTCAACGAAAGCCTGGTCGGGCGCACCTGTGAGGTGCTGGTCGAAAAGCACGGCCGCAACCCCGGACAGCTCAACGGCCGCTCGCCCTGGCTGCAGCCGGTGCAGTTCGATGCGCCTGACAGCCTGATCGGCGAGATCGTGCCGGTGGAAATCGTCGGGACCGGCGCGAATTCCCTGTTCGCGCGTCTCGCGCCGGGGCACAATATCGGCAAGGCTACGCCCTTGCGGGCCCGGGCGTGA
- a CDS encoding PhoH family protein, giving the protein MTHVVLAFDDNRLVGDLFGQFDQNLALIEQRLGVDAVARGNQVIIKGRHSGCEQARRALESLYARLQQGYELHPGDVEGALRMAAAEEAQLDLPTIEPRSHLTYAQVSTRRKTVLARTPAQDAYIRAMDRADLTFGVGPAGTGKTFLAVAYAAALLERGDVARLILSRPAVEAGERLGFLPGDMKEKVDPYLRPLYDALYEMMPAEKVERGLQSGMIEVAPLAFMRGRTLSNAVVILDESQNTTTMQMKMFLTRLGENSRMIVTGDPSQVDLPPGQKSGLREALGLLEGVEGVAQVRFTEVDVVRHELVARIVRAYDDAGREASAERDAAEAAAEAARRSPRRGPAT; this is encoded by the coding sequence ATGACCCATGTGGTCCTGGCCTTCGACGACAACAGGCTCGTCGGCGACCTTTTCGGCCAGTTCGACCAGAATCTCGCGCTTATCGAGCAGCGCCTCGGCGTGGATGCGGTGGCGCGCGGCAATCAGGTGATCATCAAGGGACGCCATTCCGGCTGCGAGCAGGCTCGCCGTGCGCTGGAATCGCTTTATGCGCGCCTGCAGCAGGGCTACGAGCTGCACCCGGGCGACGTGGAAGGGGCATTGCGCATGGCCGCAGCGGAAGAAGCGCAACTCGACCTGCCGACCATCGAGCCGCGCTCGCATCTGACCTATGCGCAGGTCTCGACCCGCCGCAAGACGGTGCTGGCCCGCACCCCGGCGCAGGATGCCTATATCCGAGCCATGGACCGGGCCGACCTCACCTTCGGCGTCGGGCCGGCCGGCACCGGCAAGACCTTCCTCGCCGTCGCCTATGCGGCGGCGCTGCTGGAGCGCGGCGACGTGGCCCGGCTGATCCTGTCGCGCCCGGCTGTCGAGGCGGGCGAGCGGCTCGGCTTCCTGCCCGGCGACATGAAAGAGAAGGTCGATCCCTATCTCCGTCCGCTCTACGACGCGCTCTACGAGATGATGCCGGCGGAAAAGGTCGAGCGCGGGTTGCAGTCCGGCATGATCGAGGTGGCGCCGCTCGCCTTCATGCGCGGACGCACGCTTTCCAACGCGGTCGTGATCCTGGACGAATCCCAGAACACCACGACGATGCAGATGAAGATGTTCCTGACGCGCCTCGGCGAGAACTCGCGGATGATCGTCACCGGCGACCCGAGCCAGGTCGACCTGCCGCCGGGCCAGAAGTCGGGCCTGCGCGAGGCGCTGGGCCTGCTGGAGGGCGTCGAGGGCGTGGCGCAGGTGCGCTTCACCGAGGTCGACGTGGTTCGCCATGAGCTGGTCGCCCGGATCGTGCGCGCCTATGACGATGCGGGCCGCGAGGCGAGTGCCGAGCGCGATGCGGCCGAGGCTGCCGCCGAAGCGGCACGGCGTTCGCCGCGGCGGGGCCCGGCGACATGA
- the ybeY gene encoding rRNA maturation RNase YbeY: MSQGEGVVPEIDVAVEAGGWPGEDELEALVARVVEVACTEAELELVEGSELSVVFADDARVRELNRDWRDKDAPTNVLSFPGGDEEEPPFGPLLGDIILARETVAREAEALDITFSDHVTHLVAHGFLHLFGYDHQMEDEAEEMEALERRILAVLGIADPYRDPLVSGTETESETPV; encoded by the coding sequence ATGAGCCAGGGCGAAGGCGTGGTGCCGGAGATCGACGTTGCCGTCGAGGCGGGCGGCTGGCCGGGTGAGGACGAACTCGAAGCGCTCGTCGCGCGGGTCGTCGAGGTGGCGTGCACCGAGGCGGAGCTGGAGCTGGTCGAGGGCTCGGAACTGTCTGTCGTCTTTGCCGACGATGCCCGCGTGCGCGAGCTCAACCGCGACTGGCGCGACAAGGACGCGCCGACCAACGTCCTGTCCTTCCCGGGCGGCGACGAGGAGGAGCCGCCCTTCGGCCCGCTTCTCGGCGATATCATCCTCGCCCGCGAGACGGTGGCGCGCGAGGCCGAGGCGCTGGACATCACCTTTTCCGACCACGTGACGCATCTTGTTGCGCATGGATTCCTTCACCTTTTCGGTTACGATCACCAAATGGAGGACGAAGCCGAGGAGATGGAGGCCCTGGAACGGCGCATTCTGGCCGTTCTGGGTATTGCCGACCCTTACCGGGACCCTCTGGTGTCCGGAACCGAAACGGAGAGCGAGACGCCCGTGTGA
- a CDS encoding hemolysin family protein, protein MWSDALKRLAGLRRPGNGAGTLRQNLQDELAREADDSASFTPEERILLSNILRLREVRVEDVMVPRADIDAVEDTVTVSRLMDVFRDSGHSRMPVYHDGLDDPRGMVHIKDLMAYFVGRATPDEKRNGEAAAAETGEAPASNEPQLFDLTRVDLSLPLAEAKLIRPVLFVPPSMPATDLMAKMQADRVQMALVIDEYGGTEGLVSLEDIVETVVGDIEDEHDEDEEAMIQKVADGVWVADPRVPVEEVEEALGTDFQLGDLAEEIDTLGGLVFTLVGRVPVRGELLAAREFPGYEFEVLDADPRRIKRLRIRARRPEARLTETRRRLRRPESAN, encoded by the coding sequence GTGTGGTCCGATGCCCTGAAACGGCTTGCCGGCCTGCGGCGGCCGGGCAACGGTGCGGGCACGCTGCGCCAGAATCTCCAGGACGAACTGGCCCGCGAGGCCGACGACAGCGCCAGCTTCACGCCCGAAGAGCGCATCCTGCTGTCCAACATCCTGCGCCTGCGCGAGGTGCGGGTGGAGGATGTGATGGTGCCGCGCGCCGATATCGATGCGGTGGAGGATACCGTCACCGTTTCCCGGCTGATGGATGTGTTCCGCGACAGTGGCCATTCGCGCATGCCGGTCTATCACGACGGGCTCGATGATCCGCGCGGCATGGTCCACATAAAGGACCTGATGGCCTATTTTGTCGGCCGAGCGACGCCGGACGAGAAGCGCAACGGCGAGGCTGCGGCGGCGGAGACCGGCGAGGCGCCCGCCAGCAACGAACCGCAACTCTTCGACCTGACCCGTGTCGACCTGTCGCTGCCGCTGGCCGAGGCCAAACTGATCCGCCCGGTTCTCTTCGTTCCGCCGTCCATGCCGGCAACGGACCTGATGGCGAAGATGCAGGCGGACCGCGTGCAGATGGCACTGGTGATCGACGAGTATGGCGGCACCGAAGGCCTTGTCTCGCTGGAAGACATCGTCGAGACCGTGGTCGGCGACATCGAGGACGAGCACGACGAGGACGAGGAGGCGATGATCCAGAAGGTCGCCGATGGCGTCTGGGTCGCCGATCCGCGGGTGCCGGTGGAAGAAGTCGAGGAGGCGCTCGGCACCGACTTCCAACTCGGCGACCTTGCCGAGGAGATCGATACGCTGGGCGGCCTGGTCTTCACGCTGGTCGGGCGGGTGCCGGTGCGCGGCGAGCTGCTCGCCGCCCGCGAGTTCCCCGGCTACGAGTTCGAGGTTCTCGATGCCGACCCGCGGCGCATCAAGCGGCTGCGGATCCGGGCAAGGCGTCCCGAGGCCCGCCTCACGGAAACGCGCCGGCGCCTGCGGCGGCCGGAGTCCGCCAACTAG